The genomic interval TCGAGAGACCCCTCCAGAACCCAGCCTGCCAGCGATTCGGCGATGGGACTCTGCGGGGTGATCGGGTAGGCAGCCACGACCCGCACCCGCGCCAGGCGCAGGGCTTCGGCAGCCGCGCCGTTCCCGTCAAGCATCTTCCTGACCTGCACCATGCTCCTTACCTCTCACCGCTCCGGTATCATGGCGATGCAGCGCCGCGGGCAGACACGGGCGCAAATCCCACAGCCGTTGCAGTAACGGAGATCGACCCCCACTTCGTATGTCCCCCCGCTCTCGGCCACCGTTACCACCCCGGGCGGACAGTACTTGGCGCACAGCAGGCAACCGGCGCACTCAGCCGGTTCGATGCTGGGGCGAGTGCTACGCCAGGCCCCCGTTTCCCAGTTGTTGAAGCTCACCGCCACCGGACCGAGCAACCTCGGGGTGGAGCATGACATGGGTCAACCCTCCCTCGCCAGAGGGCGCGCCGCCTCGTAGCACCGCCGGGCGGCCTCCGCGTTGGCCTCTCCTCGCGGGCCCGGGAATGCGTCCATGAGGGCTGCGACCACCGCCTCCAGACTCACCCCGCCCGTAGCCGCAAGCAGTCCCAGCATGGGGGAGTTGGGGATATCGCGGCCCAAAACCTCTCGCGCTATAGCGGAGGCGTCGGCGCAGACCAGGCGGCGGGCGCCCGGCCAGCATCCCATTGCCGAGGCACACGATTCAGGAGAACCGTTCACCACAAAGAGGGTGCCGGTAGTCGCGCCCGCA from Bacillota bacterium carries:
- a CDS encoding 4Fe-4S binding protein; protein product: MSCSTPRLLGPVAVSFNNWETGAWRSTRPSIEPAECAGCLLCAKYCPPGVVTVAESGGTYEVGVDLRYCNGCGICARVCPRRCIAMIPER
- a CDS encoding 2-oxoacid:acceptor oxidoreductase family protein, producing the protein MIQVKLYGLGGQGVVTGARVLAAAIALYEGKYAVAIPAYGHERRGAPVSADVMADEVPVLSRCFVYRPDFVLVFDLALSRHGVKVDAGATTGTLFVVNGSPESCASAMGCWPGARRLVCADASAIAREVLGRDIPNSPMLGLLAATGGVSLEAVVAALMDAFPGPRGEANAEAARRCYEAARPLAREG